CGGCCGCGGCGCGGCGGCCGAGCCGGCGGTCCCCGCCCTGCGGCGCGCGCTGACCGACCCCGACGCCCGGGTGCGCGCGAGCGCCGCGCTGGCGCTCGGCGCGGTCGGCAAGGCCGCCGCCGGCGTCCTGGACGACCTCCGGCGCGCCCTCAAGGACAAGGACGCGGAGGTGCGCTTCAGCGCCCAGCTCTCCCTCCGCCGCCTCGACGCGGCTCCGTAGAGGGGAACTTTTTCGGGCCCTCGATCGTATGGTAAATGGGACTTAGGACCCTTGTCCCAGGACCGATCGGAGGTTAAAATGAACGAAGCGCCATTCGAACCCGGCGACGCCCCGACCATGAAGGAATTCATCGAGCTCAAAGAACAAGTCTTCAAAACGGACGAGAAGGTGACCCGTATCGCGGCCGCCGCGGCGCGCCTCGAGGGCGATATCTTCGAGATCAAGCGGGACGTCTCCGAGCTCAAGGGATTGGGCGGCAAGTTCGACCGTTTCCAGGCGGTGCTGGACGGCATGACCCGTCAGATGGAGTCGTTCGAAAGGTGGTTCCGATTTCAGGGGAACATGCTGGTCGAGCACGAAGGCCGTCTCTCGAAACTCGAGCCAAAACCGCAGTAATCCCGCACCGTTGGGCGAAATGATATAATCATGGTTGTCGCCCAAAATCCTCGTTATCCGGCTTTCCAGCCTCGGTGACGTCGTCTTGACCGGGCCGGTCTATAAGAGCCTAAAAGCCCATTGGCCCGCTTGCCGGGTCACGGTCCTCGTCAAACCCCAGTTCGCGGCCGCTCTCAAGGGCCACCCGGGCGTGGACGAGGTCATCCCCTTCACCGGCGTCCTGGACGCCGTGCGCTTCATCCGAGCCGGTGACTTCACTCATCTTCTGGACCTGCACGGGAACATCCGCTCGTTCCTGATCCGGACCTTGGCGCGGGTGCCGAACACCGCGACCTACCGCAAGAACGCCCTGGCCCGGCGCCTGTTCGTGGCCTTGCGCCTCTCCACCTCCGGGCTGCAGCGGCACACAGTGGACCGCTACCACGAGGCGCTGGCCGCGTGGGGCGTGCCGCGCGCGCCCGGGGCCCCGGGCTTCAAGAAGGTCCTCGTGATGCAGACCGCCTTCCTCGGCGACAGCCTGCTCACCTTGCCCCTGCTGCGCCGCCTCAAGGAGATCCTGCCCGGCGCGTCCGTGACCGTTCTGACCCTGGCGAAGACGGCGGACATCTTCCGCGGGACGGCGTGGGCCGACGAGGTCCTCATCGACGACAAGCGCGGCGTCCACGGCGGCCTGACGGGGCCCTGGTCGATCGCCGCTGAGCTGTCGACCAGGGAGTTCGACCTGGCC
Above is a window of Elusimicrobiota bacterium DNA encoding:
- a CDS encoding HEAT repeat domain-containing protein, encoding GRGAAAEPAVPALRRALTDPDARVRASAALALGAVGKAAAGVLDDLRRALKDKDAEVRFSAQLSLRRLDAAP